From the genome of Toxoplasma gondii ME49 chromosome XII, whole genome shotgun sequence:
GCAGACAGATAttcatcgttttctctcgttctatCGTCCAGGGTCCACTGTTCGTGCAGCTGCTTTACCATGTACAAATTTGTCACACGAGGTGTCGCCGTTACTGGGACCGTCTTCTCGGGCAACTGAGGGTGCAGTGGGAAGTTATTTTGATGACAGGCTGGTGGATATGTCGAGCTGTAGCTGGCGGAATTCAGGCGTCCCCATGGCTGTCAGGGGAAGCAGGCGTTTTCGAGTGTTGAAATTGAGAAAGTGCCTCACTAGCATCTCTACAGCGTCGGGCATTGGCGTGCACGCTTCGACTGACAGAACGTCTAGTCCTGGAACACGCATGCTTGGCCTCCTCCCTGATCTCTTCATTCGAGGTGTCACCAGTCCGAAAGGCAAGATGAGGCACCAAATTCGATGTATAACGAGGCCTAATTGCCACGCATCGAGTGCGTGTGTAAATGCCGCCGTCTCTGTGTTCGACAAGAACTCTCGTGGGGCATAGGTGACTGGAACACTCGACACCGGTCCTCGGGTTCCGACCTTCCTCAACGCGGATACATCCCCCAGCATCAGGCGGCCATCAGGCATAATGAAAAGGGTTTCTGATGTGATACGTCCGTGCACAAGTCCGCGGATCTGAATGTTTGCTGCAATTCTTATGAGTTCCGCAGTCAAGACCATACGTACTACTCGGCCGATGTCGCCCGTGAGGAATTCTTCGTGATCGACTATTCTATGGAGCGTCTCAAGGCTCATCATTGGCGGGGGCATGAGGAGGAAATAGTTCGCTACTGGATAGTTGCTCTGTCCTGGATTCAGTTCCTCGAAGGGGGGTTGAGACGGAACTGTCACAGCATCGTAGGGAAGCAAAAGACGCCTCCTGTCCCTTGACAGCACAGGGCTCTCAGCAAGAAACGCCGCTGAGAGAAACAAGTTGTCATGCACACGCTGAAGGTCCAACCCTCGACTCTCGCCGGTCAGAGTGAAGACCTCTGCAGCTATATGCTCTTGAGTCTCCACATCTTGCGCCAGATACAAGACAGATCGAACACTTCGTCCAAAAGCCCCAACCACTCTCAgtgtcctttttcttctgtccaaCAGCGACGCCACTTCTCTGGCAGTATTCTGGGGCCAAATAGCTGCCGTCACAGCTTTAACCTCCACCTCGTATCCTTCCACCATTCCCCGGCGGTAGAAACCAATCcggtctttcttcgctctaACCAGGTAGCGAATGAACTCATCCCCCGGTTCCATACAAGGAAACAGCGGGTCCGGCCACCTCCTTGGCCACCACCTGCCTACATGGCGACCGAATCCAAAGCCCCACCTCGGCATAAGGCGCCCAAACAAGACCCTCAGCCTGCGGAAGTGCTGAGCAAGTCTCTCCCGAAGTGACGGTCGCGGCCCCTGCTGAGGTTCGTCGGCGACTCCCCTGCCTTGTGTGGATCCACTTACCTGACGAAATCTGCTAAATAATCTGTTGAAGACACCCCCAGACCCAGATGTGCTGGCAGGCGATCCTGGCCCTTCGGGAACTGTGCCACCGCTAATATCGGCCGCATCGTCGACCACTGAATGAGGGTAATCTGAGATGTCTCCGATTCCTCGCTCCTCCGCAGTGTTCTCCGGAGCCTCACCGGGAATGCCCGACGTCAGCTCATTGGCTCTGGCGGTTGGAGGCGATGGCTGAAATGCGCCTGCCCGCCATACCAGGCACGTTAACAAGACAAGGCCGGTGGCTAGTCTCCTGGCGTCCGTCGCCATCTTGCAAATTTATTACGCTCCTTCTACGTAAAGAACGTTAGTCATGCGGCAAAGCTGTCCGTGTAtcttgccgaaaaacaagtATGCTGCCGTGACAAACCTTGTTCCCATCACCGCTGAGACGGGTTACTAGCTCCGCACTCAGTTCACGCACAAAGACAAGGTCCGGAAAAGCATCATTAGTCAAGGTCCCTTTGCCGCCGCTCCTCTAATCTGGAGCGCAACGGTACCTTCCCGTGCCTCTTTCCGCACCGCGTCGAGCACGTGCCACCTGCCGGGGGCACCTGCAGCTCTCCCTTCGACGGTCACCCCAGCACACGGGGAAACGTAACGCGTCCTCAATTGAAACGCCTGCAACCGTGCGAAGGCCCCCATCCGATAAACACCGAAAACATTAATCAGAAACAAGATGAATTCGACGTGGAAAGCGGAAGACATGTACGTACACACCCGTGGATAAGTAGATTGGCCGAGGTCATGTGCGTCCCTATGTGGACTCCTAGCATACGGAAAAAGTAGACACGCACGACATATGCGCCGCGGTCGCCGTCAGCATGTTGACACTTTCTTTTGGGCATTGCAGAATCTATGCAGCCAGGTTGTAGTATGCTGAGATGCGGTAAGCGCATTGGGTAACGACAAAAATATACCTGACGTGGATCGCAAGTGCGATTGATGAGTACACAGACTTGACACAGAAACCACCCCATGCCATTTAAGCGCGCAGCAACGCAACACCATTCTAACCTGTTGTCGAGGAATTACAACGATCCTTTTGGAGTTAACAAaccaggaaaagcagcacGTTTTAGCTGCTTTGGTGTACTGCCGTCTCGGATTTCAGTTTGTGGGTTCATCGGTATCTGTGCTAGTGCTTCGTGCATGTAGTCTTTTGTGCGGTGGTAATTTGGGTGCATCGATTGCAGGGCAGCGCACCTACAAGCGCAGAAGAATTCGTGGCTTGACTCCAGACAACGTAAGAGCTAAACATG
Proteins encoded in this window:
- a CDS encoding rhoptry kinase family protein (incomplete catalytic triad) (encoded by transcript TGME49_308096~Gene product name based on ToxoDB Community Expert Annotation.~Signal peptide predicted by SignalP 2.0 HMM (probability 0.981) with cleavage site probability 0.816 at residue 24) — translated: MATDARRLATGLVLLTCLVWRAGAFQPSPPTARANELTSGIPGEAPENTAEERGIGDISDYPHSVVDDAADISGGTVPEGPGSPASTSGSGGVFNRLFSRFRQVSGSTQGRGVADEPQQGPRPSLRERLAQHFRRLRVLFGRLMPRWGFGFGRHVGRWWPRRWPDPLFPCMEPGDEFIRYLVRAKKDRIGFYRRGMVEGYEVEVKAVTAAIWPQNTAREVASLLDRRKRTLRVVGAFGRSVRSVLYLAQDVETQEHIAAEVFTLTGESRGLDLQRVHDNLFLSAAFLAESPVLSRDRRRLLLPYDAVTVPSQPPFEELNPGQSNYPVANYFLLMPPPMMSLETLHRIVDHEEFLTGDIGRVVRMVLTAELIRIAANIQIRGLVHGRITSETLFIMPDGRLMLGDVSALRKVGTRGPVSSVPVTYAPREFLSNTETAAFTHALDAWQLGLVIHRIWCLILPFGLVTPRMKRSGRRPSMRVPGLDVLSVEACTPMPDAVEMLVRHFLNFNTRKRLLPLTAMGTPEFRQLQLDISTSLSSK